A window from Cryptomeria japonica chromosome 1, Sugi_1.0, whole genome shotgun sequence encodes these proteins:
- the LOC131026744 gene encoding pentatricopeptide repeat-containing protein At4g02750: MATTLFRYQIINKNQKPQFSPLYNKYILTTTAFSGNSNANSFDSWESIETYISRMLTASGNTKCVSTGQRVHTHMIKHGFDSHEYLSTGLEIMYVKNQKLMDARKVFDKMPERNVVSWTGMITGYALNGRMDNACQLFDEMPERNSVTWSAMIAGYAQNGQRKEALKFFWKMRKENVEPRQWTFVTIASVCGEIGDVEQGRQVHNYIIKTGFLSCVAIENALITMYAKCGSVENAHDVFDRMPERNVVSWTAMIAGFNQNGRVEDACKLFDKMPQRNVVSWNAMISGFARNGKLEEARRLFSQMPNPNAATWNAIIAGYAQHGYGEEALDLFSRLQQEGNIKQDCYTFSSVLQACATAAAIEKGKQIHSHVIRLGFESDLYVGGALVNMYAKSGSIMDAHRFFEKMPQQNAVSWNVMIVGFAQNGHGSEALRLFELMQHAGIKPDAITFVGVLVACSHTGLVDKGKLYFDCMILEHDIIPGVDHYACMVDLLGRAGFLDEAECFINNMPIEPDAVIWRALLGACRIHSNLKLSIRVAERLLDLEPECASTYVLLANSYAAAGRWDDVRLVRIMMRDRGIKKDPGCSWIEFQNKVHRFVVDDSSHPQTHAIYKLLEALTEKIKEEGYVPETNFVLHDIEGEQKEHMLCYHSEKLAIAFGISNIPPGATIRVIKNLRMCGDCHTATKFISKTVGREIVVRDASRFHHFMNGFCSCKDYW, from the coding sequence ATGGCTACAACCTTATTCAGATACCAAATAATCAATAAAAACCAGAAGCCACAATTTAGTCCTCTGTATAATAAGTACATTTTAACAACTACAGCTTTTTCAGGAAACTCGAATGCAAATTCATTTGATTCCTGGGAAAGCATTGAAACATATATTTCCCGTATGTTGACGGCATCTGGAAACACAAAATGCGTAAGTACAGGCCAGCGGGTGCATACCCACATGATTAAACACGGATTTGATAGCCATGAATATCTGTCGACGGGACTTGAAATCATGTACGTCAAAAACCAGAAGTTAATGGATGCACGCAAAGTATTTGATAAAATGCCTGAACGAAATGTTGTCTCTTGGACTGGTATGATTACGGGATATGCACTGAATGGTAGAATGGATAATGCCTGCCAATTGTTTGACGAAATGCCTGAACGGAATTCCGTCACTTGGAGTGCTATGATTGCGGGATATGCGCAGAATGGACAGCGGAAAGAAGCCTTAAAATTTTTTTGGAAGATGAGGAAGGAGAACGTGGAGCCAAGGCAGTGGACGTTTGTAACGATCGCGAGTGTTTGTGGGGAGATTGGCGATGTTGAGCAGGGAAGACAGGTacataattatattattaaaactGGATTTTTGTCATGTGTTGCAATTGAGAATGCTCTTATTACAATGTATGCCAAATGTGGAAGTGTAGAGAATGCTCACGAcgtgtttgacagaatgcctgaaCGAAATGTGGtgtcgtggactgcaatgattgcaggatttAATCAGAACGGTAGAGTTGAGGATGCGTGCAAActttttgacaaaatgcctcagagAAATGTGGTCTCCTGGAATGCAATGATCAGTGGCTTTGCTAGGAATGGGAAGCTGGAGGAGGCGCGCAGGCTATTCTCTCAAATGCCAAATCCAAATGCGGCTACATGGAATGCAATAATTGCAGGATATGCTCAACATGGATATGGCGAGGAGGCACTTGATTTGTTTTCTCGACTGCAACAAGAAGGCAATATCAAGCAAGATTGTTATACCTTTTCTAGTGTTCTTCAAGCATGTGCCACTGCAGCAGCTATTGAAAAAGGTAAACAGATTCATTCACACGTTATCAGATTGGGTTTTGAGTCTGATTTATACGTTGGAGGTGCCCTTGTTAACATGTATGCCAAAAGTGGAAGCATAATGGATGCTCACCGGTTTTTCGAAAAAATGCCACAACAGAATGCAGTCTCATGGAATGTAATGATTGTTGGATTTGCACAGAATGGCCATGGCTCAGAGGCACTTCGCCTTTTTGAACTGATGCAGCATGCAGGAATAAAACCAGACGCAATTACCTTTGTGGGTGTTTTAGTTGCTTGTAGTCATACAGGTCTTGTGGATAAAGGTAAGTTATACTTTGATTGTATGATACTAGAGCATGACATTATACCAGGAGTGGATCACTATGCCtgcatggttgaccttcttggtcgTGCTGGCTTCCTTGATGAAGCAGAATGCTTCATCAACAATATGCCAATTGAACCTGATGCTGTTATTTGGAGAGCATTGCTTGGTGCCTGTAGAATTCACTCCAATTTGAAACTAAGCATACGTGTGGCAGAACGTCTTTTGGATCTGGAACCAGAATGTGCATCAACTTATGTACTTCTGGCAAACAGTTATGCTGCAGCTGGTAGGTGGGATGATGTAAGGTTGGTTAGAATAATGATGAGAGATAGAGGGATTAAGAAGGATCCAGGATGCAGCTGGATTGAGTTCCAGAACAAGGTTCACAGATTTGTAGTAGATGACTCATCACATCCACAAACACATGCTATCTATAAACTATTGGAGGCATTGACAGAGAAAATCAAGGAAGAAGGGTATGTACCCGAGACAAACTTTGTGCTTCATGACATTGAAGGAGAGCAGAAGGAACACATGCTCTGCTATCATAGTGAGAAGCTGGCTATTGCTTTTGGAATTAGCAATATTCCCCCTGGTGCCACCATTCGAGTTATCAAAAATCTCCGTATGTGTGGTGACTGCCACACTGCAACAAAATTCATTTCGAAGACTGTTGGTCGAGAAATTGTTGTAAGAGATGCTAGTCGCTTCCACCATTTCATGAATGGGTTTTGTTCTTGCAAGGACTATTGGTAA